The stretch of DNA GTCGCCCGGCGGCGTCGGCGCGGGCGGTGCGCGAGGGGCGTCGGCGCGGGCGGTGCGCGAGGGGCGTCGGGCCGGCTCACGAGTTCTCCGCCGAGGACGCGGGCTCCCGGTGTGCCCGGAGCGCCCCGGCGGACAGATCCGGACACCGGCCCGGACTCGGCAGCCGGCGACCGACTACGCTGACCGGATGCCGAGCCACGTCTCTCAGCCACCGCGCATCCGGTCTGCCGAAGCCTCGGACGCCGAGGCCGTTCTCGCCATGATGGACGAGATCATGGTGTGGCTGGTCTCCCGGGGCCGCACCGCCCAGTGGGGTACCGAGCCGTGGTCGGCGCAACCGGCCCGCGTCGACTACCTGCACGGTCGCATCGCCCGCGGGGATCTCCGTGTCGCGGTCGGGGCCGACGGGGGGATCATCGGGGCGCTCTCCCTCTCACAGGCCCCCGGCGCGTACGTACCGCCGACGGACGAGCCCGAACTGTTCATCAACTTCCTCGCCACTTCGCGCCGCGCCAAGGGCCGGAACGTCGGCGGCGCGCTCCTCGACGAGGCACGCGCGGAGGCCCGCCGCCGGGGCCTCGCGCTGATCCGTGTCGACTGCTTCGCCGGCGACGACGGCCGCCTGAAGCAGTGGTACGCGAGCCAGGGTTTCGAGGAGGTCGCTCCCTTCACGGTTCCCCGCGCGGGTGCGCCCGACTGGCCGGGCATGTTGTTCGCCATGCGCCTGCGTTAGGGGTCCTCGCGACAGGGGAGTCCGATCAGGCCGCGGGGACCCATATCGCAAGGACCCCTTTGGCCATGTATCGAAAGTGGATCTCGGGCTGTGGATGATCACGGGCTGGGACGCTCGCGCGGCGGGTTCACCACCAAACCGCACCTGGCCGTCGAACAGGGCCAAAAGCCCATGTCGATCGTGGTGACCGCTGGGCAGCGCGGGGACTCACCGCAGTTCGAACCCCTCTTGAAGAAGATCCGCGTGCCCCGCATCGGGCCGGGGCGGCCGCGTGTCCGTCCCCATCGGGTCCGCGCTGACAAGCGCATACGCCTCCCGCAGAAGCCGCGCCCAGCCGCGCCGCCACGGAATCCGCTGCACCATCCCCGGCAAGGCCGACCAGGCGCGCAGTCGTCGCCACCATGGATCGCGTGGCGGACGGCCGCCGAAGTTCGACAAGGACGACTACAAGCGGCGGCACGCGGTCGAGTACGGGATCAACCGCGTCAAGAGGCACCGCGCCGTGGCTGCGCGATAGGACAAACTGGCGGTCCGGTACGAGGCGACCGCCCTCGTCGCTGCCATCGACAGAGCGGCTGTGATCAGCTGACGGCCCTACCGGATGATGGTGCAGCATCCCGGCGCCTGTGGCCTATCCGCTCCAGTCCCTTCGCACCGACACGGCCAACAAACCGCTTCCCCCGCCGAGTTCGCTGACCCTGCGCAGCCTCCCGATGGCAGCTGACAGGCCCCAGGGGCAGCGCGCATCCAGAAACTGACACAAAACGGCACCTGCCGCACCCATGGGCCCGGCCCCCTCTCTCCAGCGCGGCCCGGACAGCCCTGCCCCGGGCATCGTCCGGCTTGGGCGGACGACCGGTGACCGCACGTCGCCGCAGGGCCGACGCGCCACCCTCCTCCCACAGCCGCCACCCTCGCCCCTACACCCCCACCGCCCGCGCGATCTCCGCGTTCGAGACGCCGGCCTCGAACAACTCGACCGCCCGAACACGCCGCGCCTGGCGCCGACTGAGGCCGCGACAAAGGAGGAAGAGAGGAACCGGCCATAGAGGGCGATGGTGGATCAGCCACCCCAGCAGCCTCCCACCCACACCACCACACCCACCGAACTTGCGACAAGATCAGTGGGGCCGCCGCTGCGGGACCACCGCCGTACGCCCGCATCCGAACGAGCGTCGGGGATCTGAGCGGCCACGGGCCCCGCCCGGCCGCCCGACGGTGGGGACCGTTGGGACCGCGGGTCTTGCCCGTCGTACACCCGCGACGGGAGGAGGGCACGAGAGCCCGCGATCGGCGCCCGGCACGAGAGCGCCCGGCCGTCGACCGCCCGCGCCGGTATCTCCCGTGGTGCCCGGACGGCCCCGGCTGAAATGCGGCGGCCGATCTTCCGTGGTGAGACTTGCCCATGGCGGAAGAACGCACCACCACGCGGACACGGCCCTCCCCGAAGAGCGCGGGCAGCGCACGTGAACGCGGCGGGCCCCGGGCGGCGATCAAACAGGCCAGGGAATGGCTCGACGACCTCGTCGAGCACCGGGTCGAGGCCGTGTCCGCTGTCCGGCCGACCGACAAGGGCGGCTGGCTGGTCTGCGTGGAGGTGCTTGAGGTGCCACGCATCCCCGACACCACCAGTCTGCTGGCCACCTACGAGGTGACGCTCGACCCGTCCGGTGAGCTCAGCGAGTACCGCCGGGTGCGCCGCTATCGCAGGGGCGCCGCCGACGAGTGACCCACGGCCTCGGGGGCCAACGGCTGAGAGGACCGCAGCATCATGACTACCACTGCCTATCCGGGCACCTATCCGGGCACCTATCCGGGCGAGGTCGCGTGCGTGCCACGGGCGGGGACGTTGTACGACGTCCTCGAACTGATCCTTGACCGGGGCATGGTCATCGACGTGTTCATCAGGGTGTCCCTGGTCGGGATCGAGATCCTGAAGATCGACGCGCGCATCGTCGTGGCCAGTGTCGACACCTATCTGCGGTTCGCCGAGGCGTGCAACAGGCTCGATCTGGAGAACGACTCGCGCAGCACCACCGTGCCCGAGCTGTTCGGCGGCGGCGCCGCGAAGACGGCGGCCAAGAAGGTGGGCAAGAGGAAGCTCACGGACGCGGCCGGGTCGGTCGGTGACACCGTGCGCAAGGCCGTCGGCGGCCGAGGCCACCACGACGCCGACGCCGAGGAGGCCGAGGAACGCGAGCCCCGGCGACGTGTCGCGTCGTCCCGCTCCCGGTCCGGCGCGGGGGCTCCGCGCCGGCGAGCCACAGGGACCAGTTGATGGGCGAGATCTATGTGTACGGGGTGGTGCGCGCCTCCCGCGTCCCCGTCTCCGGGGCCGCGGGAGGGGTCGGTTCCCCGCCCGCGGCGGTGCGGCTGCTGGCCGAGGGGCCTGTGGCGGCGGTGATCAGTGAGGCGCCGCCCGGGTTGCGGGCGCGCCGCAGGGATCTGCTGGCCCACCAGACCGTGCTGGGCGAGATGGGGCGGGGCGGGCCCGTGCTGCCGATGCGGTTCGCCACGGTGGCCTCCGACGAGTCCACGGTCCGCTCGACCCTGACGGCCAACGCGGAGCGGTACGTGGCCGCGCTCGACCGGGTGACCGACCGCGTCGAGATGAACGTGAAGGTCGGCCCTGCCCAGGACCGGCTGGCCGAGTTGCTGCGGCAGGAGCCACACCTCCAGCGGCTGCGCCGCGTGGCACGTGCGCAGCCGG from Streptomyces tsukubensis encodes:
- a CDS encoding GNAT family N-acetyltransferase — protein: MPSHVSQPPRIRSAEASDAEAVLAMMDEIMVWLVSRGRTAQWGTEPWSAQPARVDYLHGRIARGDLRVAVGADGGIIGALSLSQAPGAYVPPTDEPELFINFLATSRRAKGRNVGGALLDEARAEARRRGLALIRVDCFAGDDGRLKQWYASQGFEEVAPFTVPRAGAPDWPGMLFAMRLR
- the gvpO gene encoding gas vesicle protein GvpO, whose translation is MAEERTTTRTRPSPKSAGSARERGGPRAAIKQAREWLDDLVEHRVEAVSAVRPTDKGGWLVCVEVLEVPRIPDTTSLLATYEVTLDPSGELSEYRRVRRYRRGAADE
- the gvpJ gene encoding gas vesicle protein GvpJ, with translation MTTTAYPGTYPGTYPGEVACVPRAGTLYDVLELILDRGMVIDVFIRVSLVGIEILKIDARIVVASVDTYLRFAEACNRLDLENDSRSTTVPELFGGGAAKTAAKKVGKRKLTDAAGSVGDTVRKAVGGRGHHDADAEEAEEREPRRRVASSRSRSGAGAPRRRATGTS
- a CDS encoding GvpL/GvpF family gas vesicle protein, which encodes MGEIYVYGVVRASRVPVSGAAGGVGSPPAAVRLLAEGPVAAVISEAPPGLRARRRDLLAHQTVLGEMGRGGPVLPMRFATVASDESTVRSTLTANAERYVAALDRVTDRVEMNVKVGPAQDRLAELLRQEPHLQRLRRVARAQPGYENDVRLGEAVATALEQRAGQAADVVVRALAEVAAEAVAGPVTEGCVRNVSFLVDEDGLPAFRATAGKLAAGLFDRMELRLTGPLPCYSFVPADQDEARAGTTARGTKASSWA